One window of Manihot esculenta cultivar AM560-2 chromosome 17, M.esculenta_v8, whole genome shotgun sequence genomic DNA carries:
- the LOC110605435 gene encoding probable polyamine transporter At1g31830 encodes MKLRNSACRQPPISMGDYSDANYVDINEVPSSPRSSDFKKVSLLPLIFLIFYEVSGGPFGVEDSVQAAGPLLALLGFLFFPIIWSVPEALITAEMGTMFPENGGYVVWVSSALGPYWGFQQGWMKWLSGVIDNALYPVLFLDYLKSGIPALGGGLPRATAALVLTFVLTYMNYRGLTIVGWVAVLLGIFSILPFVVMGLVALPKLDPSRWFVVNLRDVDWNLYLNTLFWNLNYWDSISTLAGEVDNPKKTLPKALFYALILVVLSYFFPLLAGTGAVPLNRDLWTDGYFSDIAKILGGVWLRWWIQGAAAMSNMGMFIAEMSSDSFQLLGMAERGMLPEFFAKRSHFGTPHIGILFSAFGVILLSWLSFQEIVAAENFLYCFGMILEFTAFVRLRIKYPAASRPYKVPVGTIGAILMCIPPTILICVVLALSTFKVMVVSLIAVAIGLVLQPCLKYVEKKRWMKFSVSADLPDLYIANQDSIYSWLD; translated from the exons ATG AAATTGAGGAACTCAGCTTGTCGGCAACCTCCAATTTCAATGGGAGACTACAGTGATGCTAATTATGTCGATATCAATGAAGTGCCTTCTTCTCCTAGGTCATCCGACTTTAAGAAAGTATCACTTTTACCTCTTATTTTTCTTATCTTCTATGAGGTTTCCGGAGGTCCATTTGGGGTTGAGGACAGTGTCCAAGCAGCTGGTCCACTGTTGGCTCTTCTTGGCTTCTTGTTCTTTCCCATAATATGGAGTGTACCTGAGGCATTAATTACAGCTGAGATGGGAACCATGTTTCCGGAAAATGGAGGTTATGTTGTGTGGGTTTCGTCTGCATTGGGTCCCTATTGGGGATTCCAGCAAGGATGGATGAAATGGCTAAGTGGGGTCATTGATAATGCCCTTTACCCAGTTCTTTTTCTTGATTATTTGAAGTCTGGAATTCCAGCATTAGGTGGTGGCTTGCCAAGAGCTACAGCAGCTCTAGTTTTGACGTTTGTGCTCACTTACATGAATTATAGAGGCTTGACAATCGTGGGTTGGGTTGCCGTTCTTTTAGGGATCTTTTCAATTCTTCCTTTTGTGGTTATGGGACTAGTGGCATTGCCAAAGTTGGATCCTTCAAGATGGTTTGTGGTGAATTTGCGTGATGTTGACTGGAATTTGTATTTGAACACCCTCTTTTGGAATTTAAATTATTGGGACTCAATTAGTACACTTGCTGGGGAGGTGGATAACCCAAAGAAAACACTACCTAAAGCTCTTTTTTATGCTTTGATATTGGTTGTTCTTAGTTATTTCTTCCCACTATTGGCTGGCACTGGTGCCGTCCCACTCAACCGTGATTTGTGGACTGATGGGTATTTCTCAGATATTGCTAAAATACTTGGGGGAGTTTGGTTGAGATGGTGGATCCAAGGAGCTGCAGCTATGTCAAATATGGGAATGTTTATAGCTGAAATGAGCAGTGACTCTTTCCAGCTTTTGGGTATGGCTGAACGAGGAATGCTGCCCGAGTTCTTTGCTAAGAGATCCCATTTTGGAACACCTCATATTGGGATTTTGTTTTCAGCTTTTGGAGTGATTTTGCTATCATGGCTAAGCTTTCAAGAGATTGTAGCAGCAGAGAATTTCTTATATTGTTTTGGAATGATATTGGAGTTTACAGCATTTGTACGACTAAGGATAAAATACCCAGCTGCATCTCGGCCTTACAAGGTTCCTGTGGGAACGATTGGGGCCATTCTTATGTGCATTCCTCCAACCATATTGATTTGTGTTGTTTTAGCTCTCTCCACATTCAAAGTAATGGTTGTAAGCCTCATTGCTGTGGCAATTGGCCTTGTGCTGCAGCCCTGTCTCAAGTATGTTGAGAAAAAGAGGTGGATGAAGTTCTCTGTCAGTGCTGACCTGCCAGACCTTTATATTGCTAATCAGGATAGCATTTATTCCTGGCTAGATTAA